From Triticum aestivum cultivar Chinese Spring chromosome 7B, IWGSC CS RefSeq v2.1, whole genome shotgun sequence:
tatgaattttaagcaacttgatcatgagcatgttgcacaatcttgggagaggatgaaattgatgatacgaaatttccctacacatggtttgaatttgtggatgattatataaaaaatttatgccagattgaattttgcttctagaaacctttagATTTGGCCGCGGAAGGCACtattatggaaattactttagaaGAGGCTACTAAGCTCCCAgataatatcatggttaattattctcaatggcacaccgaaagatccactagtaaaaaggttcatgcgattgaagagattaatgttttgagtggaaacatgggtgaacttatgaaattatttgctaataagagtgtttcttccgatcctaatgatattcctttgtccactttgattgataataataatgaatctatggatgtgaattttgttggtaggaacaattttggtaacaacgcatatagaggtaattttaatcctaggccgttacctagtaattcctctaataattatggtaattcctacaacaattcctatgggaattttaataagatgccctctgattttgagaatagtgttatagaatttatgagttcgcaaaagaatttcaatgcttggattgaagaaaaatttctcaagattgatgatttggctaggaatgtggatataatttctcttgatgttgattctttgaaacttagatatatcccacctaagaatgatatcaatgagtctctcaaagtcatgagaatttccattgatgagtgcaaagaaagaaccgctaagatgcatgcTAAAAAAAGACTGGTTTGTacaagcgtgttcttctagttttcatgataataatgatgaagatctaaaagttattgatgtgactcctatttattctttgttttacaatattaatcttgataaagatgggtggagatgagtcaactttagttaaaaggcgtcccaatgatttggagtttttagatctagatgcaaaaattgataaaagtgggattggagaggtcaagactttaagtagcaatgaacccactcttttggatttcaaggaatttaattatgataattgttctttaatagattgtattttcttgttgcaatccgtgttaaattctcctcatgcttataaccaaaacaaagcttttactaaacatatcgttgatgccatgatgcaatcttttgaagaaaagcttgagttagaagtttctatccctagaaaattttatgatgagagggaacctactattaagattaagattaaagattatgaatgtcatgctttgtgtgatttgggtgctagtgtttccaagattccaaaaactttgtgtgatgtgttaggtttccgtgaatttgatgattgttctttaaatttgcatcttgcggattccactattaagaaacctatgggaaggattaatgatgttattattgttgcaaataggaattatgtgcatgtagatttcattgttcttgatatatattgcaatcctacacgtcctattattcttggtaaacctttcctgagaacgattggtgcaattattgatatgaaagaaggaataTCAGATTCCAATTTTCGGTAAGGAAAGGCATCGAACACTTTCCAAGGAAGAAagttaaattgccatatgaatctatcatgagatccagttatggattgcataccaaagatgacaatacctagatctattcgcgttttatgcctagctaagggcgttaaacaatagcgcttgttgggaggcaacccaattttatttttgttctttgttctttgctttttgttcctgtttagtaacaaataattcatctatcctctggttagaagtggttttatgttctaattagtgtttgtgccaagttaaacctttaggatagcttacggtgataggtgtgttgatcctgctgaaaaacagaaactttttcaccTAGTAAATTGGTTTTCAAAATTCACAGAAaagtgattttgatctgattctttttgatatggaTGTGTACACACATTTCTCTAGTGTTCCTAATTTACCAGGATTTTtgcagttacagaagtattcgtgagttacagattactacaaactgttctgtttttgacagattctgttttttgcgtgttgtttacttattttgatgaatctatgggtagtatcagggggtatgaaccatggaaaagttggaatacagtagatattacaccaatataaataaagaatgagtttggaacagtaccttaaagtggtgatttattttcttatactaacggaattcatgagattttctgttgagttttgtgttgtgaagttttcaagttttggataaggttttgatggactatggaataaggagtggcaagagcctaagcttggggatgcccaaggcaccccaaggtcatattaaaggacaaccaaaagcctaagcttggggatgccctagaaggcatcccctctttcgtctttgtctatcggtaactttacttgaggctatatttttattcaccacatgatatgtgttttgcttggagcgtgttgtatgatttgagtctttgccttttagtttaccacaatcatcctgtctgtacaaaccttttgggagagacacacatgaatcgtaatttattagaatactctatgtgcttcacttatatcttttgagctagataatattgctctagtacttcacttatatctttttagagcaccacgatggctttattttatagaaattgttgaactctcatgattcaattatattattttcagagtcttatagaacagcatggtaatttactttggttataaatttagtcctaatatgatgagcatccaagagggatataataaaaactttcatataaagtgcattgaatactatgagaagtttgattctttattatTGTttggagatatgaagatggtgatattagagtcatgctagtggagtagttgtgaatttgagaaatacttgtgttaaagtttgtgattcccgtagcatgcacgtatggtgaaccgttatgtgatgaagttggagcatgatttattttttgattgtcttccttatgagtggcggtcggggacgagtgatggtattttcctagcaatgtatccccctaggagcatgcgtgtagtacttcgttttggtaactaatagatttttacaataagtatgtgagttctttatgactaatgttgactccatggattatacgcactctcacccttctaccattgctagcctctcaagTACCGCAcagctttcgccggtaccatacacccaccatacaccttcctcaaaacagccaccatacctacctattatggcatttccatagccattccgagatatatttccatgcaactttccaccgttccgtttattatgacacgcttcatcattgtcatattgctttgcatgatcatgtagttgacattgtatttgtggcaaagccacctttcataattatttcatacatgtcactcttgagtcattgcacatcccggtacaccgccggaggcattcacatagagtcatattttgttctaagtattgagttgtaagtaaataaaagtgtgatgatcttcattattagagcattgtcccgtgtgaggaaaggatgatgaaggctatgattcccccacaagttgggatgagactccagacaaaaaaaaagtggccataaaaaaggagggaaaggcccaaacaaaaaattaaaaaataaagtaaaaaatgagagaaaaagagagaaggggcaatgttactatcctttttccacacttgtgcttcaaagtagcaccatgatcttcatgatagagagtctcctattttgtcactttcatatactagtgggaatttttcattatagaacttggcttgtatattccaatgatgggcttcctcaaattgccctaggtcttcgtgagcaagcaagttggatgcacagccacttagtttctttttgagatttcatacacttatagctctagtgcatccgttgcatgacaatccctgctcactcacattgatatctattgatgggcatctccatagcccgttgatacgcctagttgatgtgagactatcttctccttttttttttctccacaaccaccatattctattccaccatagtgctatatccatggctcaccctcatgtattgcgtgaagattgaaaaagtttgagaacatcaaaagtatgaaacaatttcttggcttgtcattggggttgtgcatgatttaaatattttgtgtgatgaagatagagcatagccacactatatgattttgtagggatagctttctttggccatgttattttgagaagacatgatcgctttgttagtatgcttgaagtattactgtttttatgtcaacTAGTTGACCCATTGCGCCAAATGGCGTAGAGACCTGTTGAAGACATATTTTCGATAaaaatagtttcatgctgcaagaaccttcaactaaaGCCATGTTCACGATGAAAATAGTTTCCTTTACTAAGGACATGCCATGTATATATAGTCTGTTTAGTTGTGGTCTGGTAAATCCATATGCGCCTTGAAAAAAACATGGTTTGATTTGCAGAGCCTCACGTGTTTCAAGTATGAATAAGAACTACAAACTCTTTTTGTGCGATTCAAACACATTTCCAGGGTTTTTATTTCTTAATACATGTTGTCTAAAGTAACATTTGCCCAGAGAGAGAGAAGCATACACCTCTCTCATTATGATTATTATTAAAAGGTATTAAATTTGAAATAAACAATTTCATTTACTTGAAGCACTTGAAGAAAGAGAACTTAGACATACTTTTACACAATGCTCATTTAACCTGTGAAGGACACGAATATTCCATCGTCTCTGAATGATGAACTAAACTAAATAAGAAATACATGCAGTAAATTCATTCAAAGTAGAAAAGGGATCTTACATCAAATAAGGCATTACAACAAACATGGTGTTATCTTAGTAAAAGAAATTACATCATTACAAGAGAAAAGGGAAGAAACCCAAACATGAGATTGAGATTAATACATCTAGGAGGAGGTCGTAGACATCACTGTGATCATTTTGCGGCCTGGGGAGCTAGGATCCATGGTTTTTATATACCTTGTCTGCCTGCTAGAGTAGGCGACATGGAAACGTCATCTCTACCATCTCGATGGCTTAGACCCAGGGAGCCGGATTTTCATCTCGGCCCTCCCCAGCTTCCATCAATGAATGTTTGTAGTCAGGGTTAAAGACTGAGAGGCCCTATGCATGTTCAAATATGCGAGTATCGTATTCAATACaaatcaagaaaaagaaaaaagaagaccaCAAACATTACAAAAACACAATTTTGACAAATTATCTCTATTGTAAAATTGAGGGAGCAACTCACTATTCAAGAGAACTGGCCATTGACAATTCAGTTACAATTATCAAAGAGAACTGTAAATTGCTAACTTAATTACATCATTCTTCACATAAGCTTCCCACTAAGGAAATTTCTTGACTCGAAGGTCACATTTCAAGCCATTGCACTTATAAAACCCATCCCTATTGTCATTTAAATTGCAAATTAACATCAATAATGCATAATAATTTATGACCCACAAACGATTTGGAGCCTAAGGAGGAGAAAATATCAATGCAAATAGATACACACGTAGTAAGATGCATTGCAATAGTTGTATTACTTGAATTTGTAAGCTGACCAGCAAAATCAGATCAATCATGCATAGTACACAAAAGAGACAAAGCTTTAACCATAATTGGTGCTTAACCTTCTTGCTCCTGCTAATGATTTTGGCCACGAAGGCATTAGAGTAAGGGGAGGAAGAACGGGACGGCGCCTGCCGAAAGTTGCCGATGGGTGTTGACGGCATGGCCAAGCCATCTCCTTCCATAACAGGTGGCAGTCGGCGGAGAGGTGTAAATATGACGAGATGTgaaaataacaacaacaacaacaacaacaaagcctttagtcccaaacaagttggggtaggctagaggtgaaacccataagatctcgcaaccaactcatggctctggcatatggatagcaagcttccacgcacccctgtccatagctagctctttgtcgatactccaatctttcaggtctctcttaacggactcctcccatgtcaaattcggttgaccccgccctctcttgacattctccgcacgctttagccgtccgctatgcactggagcttctggaggccttcgctgaatatgcccaaaccatctcagacgatgttggacaagcttctcctcaattggtgctaccccaactctatctcgtatatcatcattccggactcgatccttcctcgtgtggccacacatccatctcaacatacgcatctccgctaCACCTAATTGTTGAACATACCGCCTCCTTAGACTAAGCTCGAGGAAATTAATATGGACCAGCAAACTTACAAAAGCAGAATATAACATAATTATATTGCAGAGTGTACTAACATAATTATATTCTGGATTAAACTAATAGCACAACAATTTACAGGGTTATAATGCAGTGCACATATATATCTTAGTGGCGCAAAAACTATTTAGCCAACTTCACTAACAATGTAGAAATTGGCTTCAGTGTACTAACATAGTTATTTTGGATATAAGCAATCAACCACGAATTTAACATCAGAGATATCTAACCATTTTAAGTAACGAAAGAAGAGCCCAATAGCAAGATAGCGCAACATGGAGCTGCATTGACCAGCCCCTTTTAAAGAAAGGCTTTAGGATCAGAAGTTGTGTAGTTGATCAACTTGGAGATATAAAAGCATTTCCTTCAAATCAGTACAACACCTCCGACAAATGCGATGTGATAAGAAAGCAATGAACATATACACTGCTCCACACTTAGTTTTGTATGTAAAAAGAAAGCCATGGCAGATGATTTTTTTTGGATCACAGAAACCCAGCCTCAATACATCTGAATGATATAATCAATTTTTGAAATGTTTGGCAGGCACAAGAAAAACACACGTGTAAAAATAATAATATATGATTGGTATCTGTATTTGATCCACCTGGGTACATGCACATCCTAAAAGCAACAAACAAGCTGCCATGCAACCTGATGTGCAGCTTATCACATGGTACACAGAACTTCACAAATTATCAGGACATCAATCAAGTATTAAAATGCATGAGCAAGCAGATAAACTTACCCCAGAACTTGTTTCCCAAAGTACTTACAACACGCTGACCACAATATAAAGCCGGTGACCTATACTGATCTGCAGGACTACATCATTGTAATATACCAGGCTTGTTTCCCGAAGTACTTACAACACGCTGACAACAATATCATCAGTGTATAAGTAAATGATGAAGCTAGACAACATAGAAGCGCCAATAGAGTCAATCGGTGTTGTCAACCCATTCTTATAGTTGGGTGTTCAATCCAGACAAACAACCAACTCTTTAGGTACACTATTCTCACAAAATTTCTTCTGGGAGAGACAACTATTGGCATATACCAGACTAATTTACAACCATATCATCATCAGTATTTAAGTAAAGGATGAATCTACACGACAAAGAAGCACCTCATAGTGCCAATCAGAAGTACCACCAAATAATCAAAAGAAAGGCCATATTTATAATCAATCGGTAGAAATGCGATCATGCTTATCGAGCAATGGGAACAAGAAGAGGGACATTTTCCTTCAATAAGTAATTGTTATGGTGCACTGGCAACACAGATACGGCGATACGGAAATGGAGACAAAGGATACATCAATTTTTAGAAAAGCAGTACGGCaaatatatataaataattaataaaatgccATATAAAGAAGATAACAAAATCAATACATGAGATGAAATGAGATCGTTGCCTTGATGGCTCTTTCAAACCCTCAATGACCGACTGACCATTAATTTCCTCAATCCTCAAAACTGCATAATTAATTTACCATTGCAAGTATAGCATATGCTAGCtcattttatttgcaaaaagtaaTTTAAGTTGTTGCAGAGAAATACTCAAAACAATAGCTCAACTAAAAATATATTTAGTCCTCAGTTTGACATGCACAATAAGAAGTACGTAATTCAAGAATTCATTATGCCAAGTTTTAGAATCCTGATTTTCCAATTAGCGAGTCACTAAAAAAATCAAATAACTAAAAAGGAGATGCACATAATTCAAGAGAGATGTGTAATGTTTTATTAGCCAAATGAACATGTTCCAACAAAGCAAGCACTGCAAAGAAGCACTCAGCCTGATCAACTAACCATCACATACAAAAAATGTAAAAGGAAGATATCTAAAGAACAACGAGATGAAAAACACATCGTAGCTTACAAAAAGCACAACTTATAAAGATGTTCCCCTTGATTACCATGTAGGGTTTATTACCCTGCACGAATTACCCTTCCTCTTGGCAAAGCCTCCGCTGGTAATATAGAACTTGCAAGCAGATCGTTTTTATCGCCGATTGTCTCTGGCCCGTACATTGCTACAATGAGCGACGAACCAATGAAATATATATAACACCCAAGTGCCAAGATTCAGAGATACACATTGCCTACTCCAAAGGGTGTCGGGTTTGTGAATCAAATTAAATGTAGATCAATGGAAGAATAAGCTTGATGAAGAAAAAGAAATTATTAACTTGTCTATCTAAACCATACTATCATTGGCATTCAGATGTATATGTAGCGTTGCCAGACCATCATCGAGCCTGTCACACAACAGTGGATCAAACAACACTGTGAGTAAACTATATATTTTCTTAGCTTCGCATGTGTACCAACCACATCatttaaaaatgtttattatttagaTTTGTAACCTATCCAGCAAAATCATCAATCGTGCATTCAAGATCTGTAGGTAAATAAAAGAATGGGAAATTTTCACCACAAATCTCATCTAGCCATCACAAATCATAAACATCAGAACAGAAGAACAAAGGGAAGAAAATTCACCTTCATCTTCTTCAACTCTTTAGTtaaattcttcttcttcccttcatcCTCAGATCTGCACACGCAATGTTTAAAAACTAATGTATTAGTAAGTTTAAACATTAGCGATGGGAGGGGAGAAACTAAGAGAAAAAGTGAGAGGAGAGCACCTTGGCAAGACTCTTGAGGAATTGGTCAGCAAAAAATTGAAGCTGGCAACCATGACCTCAGCCTTCAACTCCTTGCGAAGACCCTACAGCCAACACAATCTTTCATGACACAAAGAGAGGAAACAGACACCTCAACAAGATTCTTGAGGAAGTGCTCAACCAAAATTTGAAGCTGGCAACCCACAACCTCGATCCTCCACTCCTCGCGGCGCCCCTGCAGCCAACCAATCATCATGAGACAAAGAGTGAAACGAGTCATTGTCGCTGCTGCAATCGCAGTCTTTCTGTGCTTGGTGGTAGTAGCGGGGAGGTGGAAGATGTATCAAATATGTTTAGCAGTCTGAAAGTCATGAGTGTAATTCTGAAATAAGAATTTAGCCTTTCATTCTTTATTCTAAACTACATGTTTCCTAATTTTATAGTTTTTTTGAAAGCTAAAAAAAACTATAAAATTAGGAAACATGTAGTTTAGAACCAACCTAAATAGCAAATACACCTATCTTGGGCCTAGCATAAGAAACAGGAAATAAAAATAATTCAAGACACATAATTGTATCTAAACTTTACAGGTAGAAGTTTGTACTGACTAACATTCAGATTCAACAACTCAATTATCTTTTGCCCCGAGAGCCCTTCAAACTGAACCAAAACCAGTGAGCCTGCAAATCAATCAATAACAAAAGAGACTGTTTGTTAGCAAATCCGGTAATGCACAACAACAAATGCTGCTAATTCTGAAATTCATAAACATTGTGAGATTTTTTTACACATAAGCTCACCAGAGGCATTTCCACTGGGATCTACCATCACTCGGCTGACTGGGTGGCGCATCCTTTTGGGGTAGCAGGCAGGCAGACAGCTCCTGTCTTCCTCCTCT
This genomic window contains:
- the LOC123161786 gene encoding uncharacterized protein isoform X1; the protein is MRHPVSRVMVDPSGNASGSLVLVQFEGLSGQKIIELLNLNGRREEWRIEGLRKELKAEVMVASFNFLLTNSSRVLPRSEDEGKKKNLTKELKKMKQCTGQRQSAIKTICLQVLYYQRRLCQEEG
- the LOC123161786 gene encoding uncharacterized protein isoform X2, with the protein product MRHPVSRVMVDPSGNASGSLVLVQFEGLSGQKIIELLNLNGRREEWRIEGLRKELKAEVMVASFNFLLTNSSRVLPRSEDEGKKKNLTKELKKMKAR